The sequence below is a genomic window from Chelmon rostratus isolate fCheRos1 chromosome 24, fCheRos1.pri, whole genome shotgun sequence.
ACTTTTAGCTTGTCATTATTGGCTGCACATTACCTAAAACAGAATGTAGAATATCACATCTGAGGATTTATGTCGTGTCtttgcaggtgttgctgcaggaTGACAGTCTTGAACCTGTCCTTTGCTGCATCAGGTTTCTTGGGGATCTACCACCTGGGTGCTGTGGAGGCCTTTTTCCGCCATGGGGACAAGCTCCTGGGCTCCCTCAGGGCCTGTGCAGGGGCCTCAGCCGGGGCCCTGGTGGCTGCCGTAATGATCACGGCTCCTGACAAGTTAGAGGTAAAGTGTTCGTCCCCTTATTCAGCATAAAGTAGAGCAGTGGTGAACAGGGTGAGGTCCGGGGAACCATCAGGGGAGCAGACCTGCACACAGCGTCTTTCACAGCATCCAATTGGGGGCCCAACTCAGTTTTAGTCCCAAGTTTCACTGtcaccatttttttctcttcttctgtagTGCTGGCAGTTTTACAAATTGTGAGTGTGGAGTTAAAGACGAAGCTGAAGTGTTCTTCTCAGATATTCAGCATGAAAGATTTCACATCCCGGCAGGAGGACTGCCTGTCTTCTGAAGACTTAACATCCACTCGctcaaaaatgtttaaagttaCAGCCAGAGATCATTATATTAGAGAGAACACATGGATGACTTTGTTTGGATTTTAACAGAACTTAATAATGCAAAGTTAATTAAATGTATCTGTGAAGTTTTTTATTCATCTGGTGTATCCAGAGGGTGCAAGTCAAGAGCCTGGGCCGCTGGACTTGCTGTAGattctttaaatgtaaattcattcattcaaaacatttttaggGTGCAGTTACATTCACAACACAAggggaacatcacatcacagagtcctgaggtccaaacaaacaataaattagCACTAGTAACCAAAATCCAATAACCAGACACTGATTATCAGTTATATCAGTTCTAAATATACAATGGCTCTCTTCTGTGTAGCCTCACTAgaattaaacagaaaagaggacaaaagtCCCAGTGACAGGTGCAGTAAGCAGTATTAGgctacagaaaagaaaaaagtgccCCTTTATTAgcagaaaacatgattaaagTGGACAACACAGATGCATGAACAATATAAACTCCACAGcggctgcagccacaaacacacatattacagACACTTTTTACACGCcacagtgtgcacacaaaccTCTGTGTTGCTAGGCTACACACCTGTATGaacatctgctctgctcttgGTTCAGCTTCTTTGCTTGACCATTTTAAGTTCAtattataaccagtcctctaAGCATCTCTGTCTCATTATAACCAGTACACTCGGCCACTCTTTCACACTGTAATCAGTCCTCTCAGTCTGTCCATCCCGCTGCGGTCCCCAgagttttcagacattttggGCTGAATGAATtgtcagaaacagaaaatcctcacaCGCCAcgagcattttagcatttagcatttggCCAAACCCAGCCACACCGTGCTTAACATGTACGTATCAtccaacattttcaaatgtgaatgCTGTACACTGTCCTCACTGTACTCACTGAATGaggtgtgatgtcatcagagtacttgtttcctttttctgcagcactgtaAAGAGTTCACCTACTGGTTTGCTGACAGCGTGAGGCGACAGCAGTTTGGAGCCGTCACACCGGGATACAACTTCATGCTCATACTACGGTAATTACACAGAGCAGATATGACTGAAACATTGATGTGGGACTGAGCAGTCATCCATGTCATATCACAACTGTAGCAAAATTTCTAATTTGTATTAGGGGTGTGAAAAATTCACGATTTTATGTGATGCAAAACCTGGTGATGAGCATTTCTCACAAATGAATTGCAATAATCAAAGATTTTTTCCATAGGTTTTTGTTCCTTCCTTGACAGATTTAAGCAGCCCTTTGTCCTTttgcagagccagagagaagTCCTTCCATAGCAAGTCACAGTTTCACAGCATCTGTTTGCTGAGTCTGAGCATTTAATGTTCATCAGAGAGAAAATCCTGAAGAACTCGAAGAACATGTTGCTCGAGTTGGCTTTCcctttgttttgaaaaactgCCACCCACTCCTTACGAGTGGATTTTGTGGTATGCTGTCTGCTTTGTGTATTTCCTCCTGGCTAGCACAAAACCCTTCATGAAGTTGGTCCATACTGACCGTTTCTGTCATTCTAAGAGCAGCCACCACCTGCTCCAGCTCAGTGAAGGGGGGATCCTAATAGAGGCTGACCGGTTTGAGTTTCACCATTACATTTTCACTTGTCAAAGTGTGCAATGACAGAGGCGTAAAACTTGTGGTGTTTTCCAAAGTTGATGCAGCATGCTGTGATGTTTCTAACATCCAGTTCATACTTTTCCAGACAGTTCACCAGAGCGTGATGTAAGCTATTTGCaatttcatttctgtcttcagAGAATTAACGTTGCACAGAAAAATATCACTGCAAACGGTTTCCTATATTCTTGTTTGAGGCTTCAGTAAATGAGAAATACATGGGCCAGATCATCAAAATTATCCAGCACCTTTGCTCCTGAATATTCATTGTAATGATCTCAGCTTTCGTTCTTCCCAACTGCATCGTCTTCACAACATTCGGGTTATGAAACAAAGCACTGTTGAGCTTGACAAAACAGTCGCTGTTGTtgcatctgagtgtgtgtttaaccGCATAGCACACATACGAGCCTTCACTTACCACGATTTTGTAATTTTCCTCGGTAGAAGTAATGAAGAATGCACCAATATTCCCAACATAAAGTGCAGAAGGCTTTCATCTtttatccatccattcatctgaCATGTTTTCCAGGCAGTAATTAGTAGGGAGACAGTagtatatccgtataatgcgagtactcagggcatccatgcgcagcctctatataacgcataatctgcggcgaaactcgttcatattccaatatttttttatgatatgctggtgctattcccctctgagccggcggtcggctagtttagctgtagtttggcacagctatggttcgttattgcgtattcgtagccgaccgctgcAAAGatagccgtgttgtggctggcttctcgcagcgcgcggcgttcggtaatgacatcatccacgtcagaggtagttgttGATAACATGCtaccacgggctcagaggggaatagcaccagcatatcataactaaatattggaatatgaacgagtttcgccgtccaggttgtaaaaaacgaaagttatcctttaacacatatacagaaaaacaagaggTGTGTTCTCGTTTGTAAGTTAGcagtgaaagagaaggagagagaaaagaaaagagagacacaatgatgttttcctgctgctaATACTTACTGTATGTGCTATTCAGGAAATTGTGATGTAAGATGATGTTGCATCTGTTACCACAACTAAGAAAGCTGGATCCTGTGAATATCCAAGGTTGCATAGAAAAATGGATGTGGGTGCTTCATTGCACCTCATGCTTCATTGCACCTCATGCGCTGTGGATGTATGTATGTTGCCTCTCAGTCTAAGCAAGTCCATATATTTGTCCTTTATCATCACGAGGACATTCTGTAGTAGGCATTTGTATAAGTCAAGGTCGCTTTAAGAAGATAAAGGATTTGGCCCCAAAATCCATGAAAATGTCTgtataacaaacaaacagaaacacaaaaatgactaaatctTGAACCAcgaagtgtgtgttgtgtaaaataaaactgtgagcAGACTGTATTGTTCCAGTGTAACCTTCATTAGTATGCTTTGGGGGTTCGGTATATGTTCACAGATTGAGTAATGATTACATGTTGCTGTAAAGAGCGCTGAGTTTACGATGCCCTGTGGAGATGTTATtattttgcatctgtgtgtggatACTCTCCAGGGAGGGGATAGAAGAGATTCTGCCCAGCGAGGCCCACCGTCTGGCCACCGACCGCCTCCACGTCTCAATAACACACTCCAAAAGTGGCAAGAACCACATCGTGTCCAGGTTTACCTCCAGGGAGGAGCTCATAAAGGTAACCTGCTCACTCAACATGATGCTGATGTCTCCAGTTTAGAAGAAGTCATGAATGTTTATGGTTATTTCAGGTCCTTGTGTTCCTTAATTCTTCAGCGCAGCGTTTGTTAGTGTCATTTTCTGgcgacagaaataaaaaaaacaaagtcagtacttgtgaaataaatgtcagcATACTTAAAGGAATAGCATTTGAGGGCCTCTCTGTAGCCAGTGTCTCTCCCTTATGTGACATTTACATAAAGGATTGCTCATGTTAGATGTGGACGAGGCCAAGATTTCAACGACCTCCCTGCAGAAGAGTCATTCTTTCATGCAACCGTGTGTCAGTGAGTGCTTACTGAGTAACTACCCCCCATTTGCAACTTCTCTAGGCTCTGCTGGCCAGCAGCTATGTGCCTGTCTATGCTGGACTGAAACCAGTGGAATTCAGAGGACAGGTAATGGGCTCGTTCACTGCGCTTGGACTATTCACTGTCTCGACAGGGGTGTGTCCAAAGTAACCAATCAGGTATTTTGGCTGTATGAATTTAGAGCTATTTCAATGTAAAGGCACTGCGTTTGTAACCTGACGGTGGCTTTGTTTCAGAAGTTGAAATGCTGTAAAAACATAATTCTTGACAGTGCCTTGTATATAAGAATTATATATTCCTATTCAAACATATTCTCTTTAAATGTGAGGACATTCAGACATGTGAAAGTAGAAAAACATCGGGCTAAATGCTGAATCCATTCGGccgcttcagtttcagggtcctggttttgttcatgctggctGACTTGGACACTGTAAAGGCTTACTGGACACTGCTGGTAGTGATATTAATAATGTCTGTGATTTCCCTACTATCACAAGTCAAAATGTTCACGTCCTCACCCATTGACCTTTGCATGTTTAATGACACActgctctgctttttctctggAGTTTCCCTaaatgcaaacagcaaaacTTCTGTGGAAGtctaaaacaacaaattccTTCGTCTTAACTCAAGACATTCTGTGATCTGGATCGATGGCAGTCACCATATACTGGGTTTCTTTTATCAGAAATGGATTGATGGAGGGTTCACTGACAGCCTGCCAATTCTGCCCATGGGACGAACCATCACCGTGTCTCCCTTCGCTGGAGTGCAGGATGTATGTCCTGTCCACAGGGGGCGCTTCAACAGTCAACTCAGACTGGCCAACATGAACATAATGGTGAGTAATGGATCATTTCATCAAAGTGGCCTGAAAAAGCGAATCTGACATAACCTAAGGGTTTAAAGATCCCCAGTATTTTGTCCCAGTTAACTGTTAGTGTTAATATGAAGAAGTAGCAGCCTTCTAACAAGCCATTTTGAAATATGCCCTGAGATATCATAAacctaaaaaaataatgatattcTGTCTTAATAAGTCTGGTGAtaatatatttttcatgtcaacaaatctcatgtgCAGACTGAAACCAACTACTAAAGTATCCGACTAACAAGTACTGTCTGTATCAAATACTAGATATATCTTATTTCTCTCTGCCATCCCTGCCATAAACATAGCAGATAAAACCGAACGATAAAACATACTTAGTTTtgttgtaatttgggtgaagccaaaaacacaaatctaCACACACAATAAAGGTGCCCAAACTGAAGCTGATTAAATGAGGATTTGTGGTCTTGGTAATGcatgacatgaaaatatttGATAATCTTTGTGTTGCACACGCTATTAATTGTCTTTTATAATAAATACTCACTTACTTTTAGTGGAAACAATGGCTTGCTGTTCCAGTTCATCTTCTGTCACTGATTTTGATGATTTGACctaaatgtaatattttcttGGGTTTCCTCAGTTCTCCATGGAGAACATCAAACGTCTGAACCAGGCTCTGTTCCCCCCATCCACCAGCAGCATGCAGTCTTTGTGTGAAGAAGGTTTCAGGGACGCTGTGAGGTTCCTGAAGAGAGAGTCCTGGATGAGCTGACAGTCAGATCCCCTGATGGAAGGAACTGACTCTGAGAACAGGCATGAAGAACCATTTACAGACATGTGAGAATAAATGTTATGgattttacagtatttatttctGGTGTGGTTTTAATTTCCAGTCTCCACGGAATGATGGTGCAGAGAAACAACGTGTTGAAACGTATTGAAGCAGCAGCTCCTTGTGGGCTGACTGATCTGTGAACATCACCTGTCTTGGTTTGTTTGGCGAAATCCTTAAGATGTCTTTTTGTAGTACCAAGGCCTTAGTGTGTATTTCTAAAGCAGAGCATGAAGGAGTGTGTGTATCATTGCAGGCTTCAAGCAGCAAAGagttatcacacacacacatcctggaTCTCTCCCTGTgctctgtgacagcagctgaataTAATGAAAGCCCTCATACGAACATGGACCCTTCATCAATTTTCCAAGGAGGCATTTAACTTCCCCCCAGCTCGATgcggtgggaaaaaaaaatactggatATCGCAGCACTTCACAGGAAGCACACGCTGCCGTCATGGATGTTGGGAGCTCCCTCAGGACACGAGAACGAGAGTCGTCTTTGAAGTGCTGGACGTTTCCGCTGGGTTTCTACGCAGCTGGGCTGCTGTTTGATTTCCTCCAGCGTCAGATGTGAGCAGGTTCTTCATCAGTTTTGAGCCGGTTGAACTGGTGTGCGGGAGCTGCTCCTCCCTCAGGACAGACTCACATGTTCAGTACAgcctgctgcttcactgaagaAGCAGGCAAATTGATTATGTTGCACTATCTGCACATATTCAGGCTGTTAATACTCAAAAGGCACCAACTGCAGCCTTAATTAAAACCTGTGCTTCATTTGCTACAGCGTATCAGAACAGCCGGATGACTTCAGGACTTTTTGCAGTTTGTGAAATACCCTGTGACGGGGGGTCTCAGTCGCAGTCTTGAAGGATGCCTCAAT
It includes:
- the pnpla4 gene encoding patatin-like phospholipase domain-containing protein 4 yields the protein MTVLNLSFAASGFLGIYHLGAVEAFFRHGDKLLGSLRACAGASAGALVAAVMITAPDKLEHCKEFTYWFADSVRRQQFGAVTPGYNFMLILREGIEEILPSEAHRLATDRLHVSITHSKSGKNHIVSRFTSREELIKALLASSYVPVYAGLKPVEFRGQKWIDGGFTDSLPILPMGRTITVSPFAGVQDVCPVHRGRFNSQLRLANMNIMFSMENIKRLNQALFPPSTSSMQSLCEEGFRDAVRFLKRESWMS